One window from the genome of Streptomyces sp. WZ-12 encodes:
- a CDS encoding COG4705 family protein: MTIGQPNGTAVATPEATGRYRGGTPLRTKVPEVTALFWVVKILTTGMGETASDYLGRTLGPIPAGALGFTLFAVLLVAQFRATRYRAALYWSAIVAVSVFGTMAADVVHVILGVPYLVSTIGFALALAAVLTAWYASEGTLSLHSVRTRRRETFYWATVLATFALGTAVGDLTAGTLDLGYLTSGVAFGALILLPALGGRFLGLHAVAAFWGAYILTRPLGASFADWMGVPVTRGGLGWGTGPVTLALTVPIALLIGYLAVSRKDTPADARHP, encoded by the coding sequence ATGACGATCGGACAGCCGAACGGCACGGCGGTGGCGACGCCGGAGGCCACCGGACGGTACCGCGGCGGCACCCCGCTGCGGACCAAGGTCCCCGAAGTCACCGCGCTGTTCTGGGTGGTGAAGATCCTCACCACCGGCATGGGCGAGACCGCCTCGGACTACCTGGGCCGGACGCTCGGACCGATACCGGCCGGAGCCCTGGGATTCACCCTGTTCGCCGTCCTGTTGGTGGCGCAGTTCCGCGCGACCCGCTACCGGGCCGCGCTCTACTGGTCCGCGATCGTCGCGGTGAGCGTCTTCGGGACGATGGCCGCCGACGTCGTCCACGTCATCCTCGGGGTCCCGTACCTCGTCTCCACGATCGGCTTCGCACTGGCCCTGGCCGCCGTCCTGACCGCCTGGTACGCCAGCGAGGGCACGCTCTCCCTGCACAGCGTCCGTACCCGCCGCCGGGAGACGTTCTACTGGGCCACCGTGCTGGCCACCTTCGCCCTGGGCACCGCCGTCGGCGACCTCACCGCCGGCACCCTGGACCTCGGCTATCTGACCTCGGGCGTCGCCTTCGGCGCGCTCATCCTGCTGCCCGCGCTCGGCGGGCGGTTCCTCGGCCTCCACGCGGTCGCCGCCTTCTGGGGCGCCTACATCCTGACCCGCCCGCTGGGGGCCTCCTTCGCCGACTGGATGGGCGTCCCGGTCACCCGCGGCGGCCTCGGCTGGGGCACCGGGCCGGTCACGCTGGCCCTGACCGTGCCCATCGCCCTGCTCATCGGCTACCTGGCGGTGAGCCGCAAGGACACCCCCGCGGACGCGCGCCACCCCTAG
- a CDS encoding EfeM/EfeO family lipoprotein — MPRADLRRLRSPRVWGPGGALLIAGAVTAVALTTGAGPGVGTAAADGLPHTTVEVDPGACGRGWRHPHPGLQVFDLHNGSSQPAESYLRGAGGGPVYGEVEGIGPGTTRHLQVRLGPGAYAFTCLPDDASAVTGPTVRIVGPGRDGPAAAPITQHDLIGPALDYQKWVAGGLDTLVRQTAALRTAVATGDPAAARSAWLPAHLTYERLGAAYGEFGDADKRINGTTAGLAGGVHDPAFAGFHRLEYGLWHGESVTGLRAPAAALADAVRALRDDWAQARMDPAALGLRAHEILENTAQFELTGRTDYGSGSNLATARANLDGTRAVLARLRPLLAPRYPELPYLQAALDRTGRLLDGFRRGGRWTPLDGLSRPERQRTNAAVGDLVERLAPVATLCDPRRTV; from the coding sequence GTGCCACGAGCCGACCTGCGGCGGCTGCGGTCGCCGCGCGTCTGGGGCCCTGGCGGCGCGCTGTTGATCGCCGGCGCGGTGACCGCGGTCGCGCTGACCACCGGCGCCGGCCCCGGCGTCGGCACGGCCGCCGCCGACGGCCTCCCGCACACCACCGTCGAGGTCGATCCGGGCGCCTGCGGCCGCGGTTGGCGGCACCCCCACCCCGGCCTCCAGGTCTTCGACCTCCACAACGGCTCCAGCCAGCCGGCCGAGAGCTACCTCCGCGGCGCCGGCGGCGGGCCCGTCTACGGCGAGGTGGAGGGCATCGGCCCTGGCACCACCCGCCACCTTCAGGTCCGACTCGGCCCGGGCGCCTACGCCTTCACCTGCCTGCCCGACGACGCCAGCGCGGTCACCGGCCCCACCGTCCGCATCGTCGGCCCCGGCCGCGACGGTCCGGCCGCGGCGCCGATCACCCAACACGACCTGATCGGCCCGGCGCTCGACTACCAGAAGTGGGTAGCCGGCGGCCTCGACACCCTCGTCCGGCAGACCGCCGCCCTCCGTACCGCCGTCGCCACCGGCGACCCGGCCGCGGCCCGCTCCGCCTGGCTGCCCGCCCATCTGACCTACGAGCGACTGGGCGCCGCCTACGGGGAGTTCGGCGACGCGGACAAGAGGATCAACGGGACCACCGCCGGGCTCGCCGGCGGCGTCCACGACCCCGCCTTCGCCGGCTTCCACCGCCTCGAATACGGCCTGTGGCACGGCGAGTCCGTCACCGGGCTGCGGGCGCCGGCCGCCGCGCTCGCCGACGCGGTGCGCGCGCTGCGCGACGACTGGGCCCAGGCCCGGATGGACCCGGCGGCGCTCGGCCTGCGCGCCCACGAAATCCTGGAGAACACCGCGCAGTTCGAGCTGACCGGCCGCACCGACTACGGCAGCGGCAGCAACCTCGCCACCGCCCGCGCCAACCTCGACGGCACCCGCGCGGTGCTCGCCCGGCTGCGCCCCCTGCTCGCCCCGCGCTACCCCGAACTTCCCTACCTTCAGGCCGCGTTGGACCGCACCGGGCGGCTCCTCGACGGCTTCCGGCGCGGAGGCCGCTGGACCCCGCTGGACGGCCTCAGCCGCCCCGAGCGGCAGCGGACCAACGCGGCCGTGGGCGACCTGGTGGAACGGCTGGCCCCGGTGGCCACTTTGTGCGATCCGCGGAGGACGGTGTGA
- a CDS encoding class I SAM-dependent methyltransferase, with translation MGLSMAVAEWWVERWERQQRRYAIDREERFTVIADVVEHVTTGRRRPLVVDLGCGPGSLAARLVERLPGAEVIGVDMDPLLLELARTHHSSAARYVDAVIGADGWIEALSLGRPLDAAVSTTALHYLTVPALRRTYAQLAALLRPGGALVNGDHLPQAGAVAGALAAHVGRCRARRLRDGDHEDWESWWAGVATEPELAEPLAERRRRLSAPVVGDGDGAADNGLSVSDHAALLREAGFAHVVPVWQFGDSCVLVGIR, from the coding sequence ATGGGGCTGAGCATGGCCGTCGCGGAGTGGTGGGTGGAGCGTTGGGAGCGCCAACAGCGGCGCTACGCCATCGACCGCGAGGAGCGGTTCACGGTGATCGCCGACGTCGTCGAGCATGTGACGACGGGTCGGCGGAGGCCGCTGGTCGTCGATCTCGGCTGCGGCCCGGGCTCGTTGGCCGCCCGGCTCGTGGAGCGGCTGCCCGGCGCCGAGGTCATCGGGGTCGACATGGACCCGCTGCTGCTGGAGTTGGCCCGCACCCACCACTCCTCCGCCGCCCGGTACGTCGACGCGGTGATCGGCGCGGACGGTTGGATCGAGGCGCTGTCCCTGGGGCGCCCCCTGGACGCCGCGGTCTCCACCACCGCGCTGCACTACCTCACGGTGCCCGCGCTGCGCCGCACCTACGCCCAACTCGCCGCCCTGCTAAGGCCCGGTGGCGCGCTCGTCAACGGCGACCACCTGCCGCAAGCGGGGGCGGTCGCCGGTGCGCTCGCCGCCCACGTCGGCCGGTGCCGCGCGCGGCGGCTGCGGGACGGCGACCACGAGGACTGGGAGTCGTGGTGGGCGGGGGTGGCGACCGAGCCGGAGCTGGCCGAGCCGCTGGCCGAGCGCCGCCGCCGGTTGAGCGCGCCGGTCGTCGGCGACGGGGACGGCGCCGCGGACAACGGGCTGTCGGTGAGCGATCACGCGGCGCTGCTGCGCGAGGCCGGCTTCGCACATGTCGTCCCCGTCTGGCAGTTCGGCGACAGTTGCGTGCTGGTGGGGATCCGTTAA
- a CDS encoding aminotransferase class V-fold PLP-dependent enzyme, with the protein MAPIAAHGPDAALVELGPWQRGLRAQFPIVTGNPELTYLDSAATTQKPQAVLDAVQAQLTTANANAGRGSYPWANASTALVAGVRDRIKTFLGDPDPERSAVHFTSGTTEGLRMIARDWLPELLADGDEIVVPFADHEANLAPWLEAQHLLDRQGVRIRVRELPYQTSSGDYDPAALAQLVGPRTRFVAATHVHHVYGGNMNVHLLRRVLGPEVPICLDAAQSVGHLPVSVAELDVDFVAFSGHKALALPGSGAVWARQTRGPELHPGGWSGSPNTTGIAGLAAALDWLDAAGTERIGRWTVALAARLTEGLRHLDAYEVVGCQRSLAVASPVQQRCGIVTFRHRDIGASDLGFILFDHGFMVRTDGHCQAGVGERASSVRVSLHVYNTPEEIDRLLAVLASLT; encoded by the coding sequence ATGGCCCCGATCGCCGCGCACGGACCGGACGCCGCCCTGGTGGAGTTGGGCCCGTGGCAGCGCGGGCTGCGTGCCCAGTTCCCCATCGTCACCGGCAACCCGGAGCTGACGTACCTGGACAGCGCCGCCACCACGCAGAAGCCGCAGGCCGTACTGGACGCCGTACAGGCCCAGTTGACCACGGCCAACGCCAACGCCGGCCGCGGTTCCTACCCGTGGGCCAATGCCTCCACCGCCCTGGTGGCCGGCGTCCGCGACCGGATCAAGACCTTCCTCGGCGACCCGGACCCGGAGCGCTCGGCGGTCCACTTCACCAGCGGGACCACCGAGGGGCTGCGGATGATCGCCCGGGACTGGCTGCCCGAACTCCTCGCCGACGGGGACGAGATCGTCGTCCCGTTCGCCGACCACGAGGCCAACCTCGCACCGTGGCTGGAGGCGCAGCACCTGCTCGACCGGCAGGGCGTGCGGATCCGGGTGCGGGAGCTGCCGTACCAGACCTCGTCCGGGGACTACGATCCGGCGGCACTGGCCCAACTGGTCGGCCCCCGGACCCGTTTCGTGGCCGCCACCCACGTCCACCACGTCTACGGCGGCAACATGAACGTCCACCTGCTGCGCCGGGTGCTCGGGCCGGAGGTGCCGATCTGCCTGGACGCCGCGCAGAGCGTCGGCCATCTGCCGGTCTCGGTCGCCGAACTCGACGTGGATTTCGTGGCGTTCTCCGGCCACAAGGCGCTGGCGCTGCCCGGTTCGGGTGCGGTCTGGGCCCGGCAGACCCGCGGCCCGGAGCTGCACCCCGGCGGCTGGTCCGGCAGCCCCAACACCACCGGGATCGCCGGCCTGGCGGCCGCGTTGGACTGGTTGGACGCCGCGGGCACCGAACGGATCGGGCGCTGGACGGTCGCGCTGGCCGCCCGGCTGACCGAGGGGCTGCGCCATCTCGACGCCTACGAGGTCGTGGGGTGCCAACGCAGCCTGGCAGTCGCCTCGCCGGTCCAACAGCGCTGCGGGATCGTCACGTTCCGGCACCGCGACATCGGCGCGAGCGACCTCGGCTTCATCCTCTTCGACCACGGCTTCATGGTGCGGACGGACGGGCACTGTCAGGCGGGCGTGGGGGAGCGCGCCAGCTCGGTGCGGGTGAGCCTGCACGTCTACAACACCCCCGAGGAGATCGACCGGTTGCTGGCCGTGCTCGCCTCCCTGACATGA